Genomic segment of Candidatus Zixiibacteriota bacterium:
GGTCCGGAGAGGGTGGTGATCTTCTGCCTGTCTATGTCTGGAATCTCCGAGCTTATGACCTCAGACATCCTCAGGCATGTGTTGTTCTCGATTCCTTTGGCGCAATTTACGAAGATCGCATCTCGCAACCCCTTGTCAGCTAACAGATGGGCGGCACTACGGACTGTATGCGATGGCACCACGAAGAATATCATTTCTGCATTGGCGACTGCGGTATCGATTTGCGAGGTAACTACAATGTCCTCAGCCAGAGACACTCCGGGGAGTTTCTGCTTGTGTTCTCGCGTCGTGCGAAGAATCTCAGCATCTTCCGGGTTGAATTCCCATATGCTCACACGGTGGCCATTTTCGTGCAGCAGGATTGAGAGCGCAATCCCCCAGCTTCCACCACCCAATACAGCGATACTCTTCATATTAAGGACCGACCCTCTTGAATTTGTTCTCCTCTCCCTTGACAAGCCTCTTGATGTTGTCTCTGTGAGCATAGAAAATGACGATTGCGAGGATGATCGTGAATACCAGCAATTCGACTTCGATCTTGCGGCCGAGTGCGTATGTCTCGGTAAGCACTGATATCGGTAGCGACGCCGCCCCGGCTAATGACCCCGCAGAAATGAACCGGGTGACTGCAAAGACTACACCGAACACCGCTACTGCGATAGCGACCTCGACCGGAAGCAGTGCTACGCAGACCCCGAGTGCGGTCAGGACGCCTTTGCCGCCTCTGAACCTGGCGAATATGGTGAAAATATGTCCAATAACAGATGCAGATCCGCATATAATCTGAAACTGGATCAGGGGCAATCCGACTGCACTCTCGAACAAGAGCGGTGCAACGATGTAGACTGCAACGAAGCCTTTTGCGATGTCCAGAGCGGCCACCACAAGCGCTGGTGGCGCCCCGGTTACTCGATATACGTTGGTGAAACCGGTGCTGCCGGATCCAAAGTCGCGTACGTCCACACCCTTCACCAGCCGTGTCACTATGATTCCGAATGGAATGGAGCCTGCGAGATAGGCGACCAGAATTCCTATTGTAAAGTAAGCCACAACTCTCCAGAGCGAGCGGTATCTGCTCGCCCGATGTTCCTTATGTCGTTTCGATCATCGCGTGCCGATCTCACCCACTACTTAAGCTTCGAATGAAGATACCAATCCTTGCCAGTCAATTTTGCTCCGCGATCGAGATATAGCTCAAACTCGGACCCGTCGGTTGTCTTGACATGAAAGCAATTTCGATGACGTCGAGAACGCCAGTTTCGAGAATGTGCGCCGTCCGAAAATCCCCAGTCCTGCCACTGGGCTATCACTTCTTCGACGCAATACTCTCTTCCTTCCCAGACGAATTTATCCGGGCGTTTGGGCGAGTCGATTTCCGTAACATCAATCCGTTGTGAGATGAACTTCATTTCTTCTCGGACAGGTGCGCAAGCTCCTTCATGGTCTCAAGTATTTTGTCAGTCTCCTCGGGAGTCAGCTGTCCGTCGGCGAGAGCTTCCTGAATAATCTCACTCGCATTCTTGATCGACAGTCCGGCCGTTTCACCTTTGATCCTGCCTTCCTTAAATGCGGTTCTGACCTGGTCGAAGATCACGTGCACTTCATCCTCATTGTAACCATCCGGGAGCTGCTCGATTACTTTGGTCTCGAGAACGGAAATAGACTTGTCGATAGCCATCTTCGCTATATGCGGACAGGCGAAATAGCCGCCAATGATCAGAACAACAAAAACGATACCAACAACGATTAGCGCTGTCCTGCAACCACGCTTTTTCTTCTGTTGCTGTGGTTGCTGCTGAGGTACATTCTCTTGATCCATCTTTAATGGCTCCATGTATAGAGTTACTCAGTTCTTCATCTATCTCATGTATATATTATACATTGACCGATGCATTCTATTCAACATAAATCTGAAGGGGATGCCGGTACGAGCGAAGATTGCGTTGCTCTGTGGGCGACACATGTCCACATGTGCCCCTGATCGAGCTTCTATATGCCAGTCTCTGGAAGATGTGGATATCTGGCACTCACGGAAAGACTCTTACGCAAGGCTGACGACTCGCTTTGGTTGCGACATTTATCCATGACGTCGGATTCCACCTACCCTGCTACAGATAGCAAGGTTCCGGAGAGCCGGGTATGAATATGTATGCAATGAGATAGACTACATCGTCAATATCGATCTGACCCGAGCAATCAGCATCGCCCGTACTCAGATCCACAGGAGCGGGGCCGCCAGTGAAAATATACGCAATCAGATGCACTGCATCATCGATGTCGACCTCTCCTGATCCGTCAGCATCTCCGGGAACAGATGGCGGTGGGGATATATTCGCGAAGACGTAACTCGAAACATCCCAGTTGGAAACTCCCATATCGGGCTTGTATGACCATTGGTAGTAGATGGTCATCGATGTGACGGGAGCGGTTCCGACAGACACCCATCCGTCAACGAGGTTATAGCAGCGCTCGTCGAATCCGAGTTTCACGCCATCGACAAAGACCGAATCTATCGAATGGAGCGGCTTGCGTTCGAGATAATAGAGCTTTCGTCCGGGAATAATCGAAATTGACTCGCTGTAGTAGCCTACTCCGTCGCGGTCAACATCCGCGAATTGGATCTCCTCGATCACGCTTGAATATGTGCCGCTGGAAATCCATGCCGGAGTAGATGACAGTGTCGTCCCGGTATTCTCATAGATGAAAACCTCAGACCACCATCTGCCTGCAGCAAGGTCCATATCTCCGTCGCAGTCGAGATCGCACCATGATACCGCCGAACCGTATCC
This window contains:
- the plsY gene encoding glycerol-3-phosphate 1-O-acyltransferase PlsY produces the protein MAYFTIGILVAYLAGSIPFGIIVTRLVKGVDVRDFGSGSTGFTNVYRVTGAPPALVVAALDIAKGFVAVYIVAPLLFESAVGLPLIQFQIICGSASVIGHIFTIFARFRGGKGVLTALGVCVALLPVEVAIAVAVFGVVFAVTRFISAGSLAGAASLPISVLTETYALGRKIEVELLVFTIILAIVIFYAHRDNIKRLVKGEENKFKRVGP